In the genome of Salvelinus sp. IW2-2015 linkage group LG25, ASM291031v2, whole genome shotgun sequence, one region contains:
- the LOC111951806 gene encoding gremlin-2-like → MFWRITLPVLLAGVLCVATDTRKPRPQGSIPSLFKTKGNLSERQRLLPRKPEVLSSSREALVVTERRYLRRDWCKTQPLRQTVSEEGCRSRTVVNRFCYGQCNSFYIPRHMSPSSNQGPGSGRKNHNKAQEPFQSCSFCRPHRITQLTVQLDCPGLQPAFRHRKVQRVKQCRCMSVDVSGNGKL, encoded by the coding sequence atgttttGGAGAATCACTCTGCCGGTCCTACTGGCTGGGGTGCTCTGCGTTGCCACAGACACCAGGAAGCCCCGCCCCCAGGGCTCCATCCCCTCACTTTTCAAGACCAAAGGCAACCTGTCGGAGCGTCAGCGCCTGTTGCCGCGGAAACCCGAAGTCCTTTCGTCAAGTCGGGAGGCCCTGGTGGTCACGGAGCGCCGGTACCTCCGACGTGACTGGTGCAAGACACAACCCCTCCGCCAGACGGTGAGCGAGGAGGGCTGTCGGAGTCGTACGGTGGTCAACCGCTTCTGCTATGGCCAGTGTAACTCCTTCTACATCCCCCGCCACATGAGCCCTAGCTCAAATCAAGGCCCGGGGTCCGGCCGGAAGAACCACAACAAGGCCCAAGAGCCCTTCCAGTCCTGTTCCTTCTGCAGGCCGCACCGCATCACCCAGCTCACTGTGCAGCTGGACTGTCCGGGGCTGCAACCAGCCTTTCGCCATCGCAAGGTGCAGCGTGTCAAACAGTGTCGCTGTATGTCGGTGGATGTGAGTGGTAACGGAAAACTGTGA